The segment ATGGGCCGACGTCGCGAAGACGTTCGGCGCGGGCGGCCTCGTCTGGATCCGCCGCGCCGCCGGCGAGCTCGCGAGCCCGGCGAAGAAGGCGCTCGCTCCCGGAGCGCTCGACCGGATCGCGGAGGCGCTCGGGCTGGCCGAGGGAGACCTCGGCCTCGTCGTCGCGGGCGCGAAGAAGAAGGCCGCCGACGCGCTCGCGAACCTGCGCGTCGCGGTCGCGCGCGACCGCGGGATGATCGACGACTCGAAATTCGCGTTCTGCTGGGTGACCGACTTCCCGCTCGTCGAGTGGGACGAGCGCGAGAACCGGTGGTTCGCGATGCACCACCCGTTCACCTCGCCCCGCGAGGAGGACCTGGCGATCCTCGAGAGCGACCCGGGGCGGGTGCGCGCCCGCGCGTACGACGTCGTCCTGAACGGGACGGAGCTCGGCGGCGGGTCGATCCGCATCCACCGCGCCGACGTCCAGTCGAGGATGTTCCGGCTGCTCGGGATCGGCGAAGAGGAGGCCCGGGCGAAGTTCGGGTTCCTCCTCGACGCTTTCCGCTTCGGCGCCCCGCCGCACGGCGGCATCGCGCTCGGCGTGGACCGCATCTGCATGCTGGCGGCCGGCGCGTCGTCGATCCGGGACGTGATCGCGTTCCCGAAGACGGCGTCCGGCGCGTGCCTGATGACCGAGTCGCCGTCTCCGGTCAGCCCGGCCCAGCTCGCCGAGCTCGGCCTCGCGCTGAAGTGACGGGATGGACGGCGCGGGCCCGGTCCGGTTCGGCCGCGGAACGCTTTCTGAGCTGACGTCCGCGTTCTCCTTCCCGCCCGGACGGGTCCTCCTCGTCACTTCGGCGGCGGTCGCGGCGCTCCACGGCGCGGCGGCACGCCGCGCGCTGTCGGGACGCGAGGTCGTCGAGATCGCGGTCGACGACGGCGAGAGCGCGAAGACCCTCGGGACCCTCGAGAGGATCCTCGACGCCGCGATCGCGGCGGGCGTGCGGCGCGACGACGCCGTCGTCGCGATGGGCGGGGGGACGCTGACCGACGTCGCCGGGCTCGCGGCGGCGCTCCTCCTGCGCGGGATCGCCTGGTACGCCGTCCCGACGACGCTCGTCGGGATGGCCGACGCGGCGATCGGCGGGAAGACTGCGGTCGACCACCCGCGGGGGAAGAACCTGATCGGCGCCTTCCACGCGCCTTCGGGCGTGCTCGTCGACCCCGACCTCCTCGACACCCTTCCGGCGCGCCGGTTCCGCGAGGGAATCGTCGAGATCTTCAAGGCGCTCCTCGTCGGCAGCGCCGGGCCGGCGAAGGCGATGGCGGAAAGGCTCGAGGCGATCTCCTCGGATCGGTCGGTCGACGCGTTTCTCGAGGAGGCGATCCGCGTCAAGCGCGCGATCGTCGGCCGCGATCCGCGCGAGGCGGGGGAGCGGCGCGTGCTCAACTTCGGCCATACGCTCGGCCACGCGATCGAGGCCGCCGGAGGCTACCGGGAATGGTCGCACGGCGAGGCGGTCGCCGTCGGCATGGCCGCCGCGCTTCGCCTCTCCGGCGAGGGGGAGGGATTCCCGCGCGAGGACGCCGCGGCGCTCGCTTCGGAGCTCCTCGGTTTCGCGGGCCGTTCCGCGCCCGCCTGGTCGTCCGACCTCGAAGACGCCATGCTCCGGGACAAGAAGTCGGCCGCCGGCGGGCTTTCGGGCGTGCTGCTGGCGGACTGGGGGCGGCCCGTCGTCCGGATAGTTTCGCCGGACGAATGGCGAAAGGGCCTCGAAGCGGCCGTGGCCGGCGCGGGCGGCGGTCGATCCCCCGCCGGGTCGTAAACGCTCTATAATCCTCCTGTTGGACACCTCTCTCCGGCCCCGGATCCGTCTGTTCGCGCTTCTCGTGGCGGCCCTGGCCGTGGTGTCCCTGACGCCGCTCCTCGTGACGGACCGGGTGCTCATCGCGCGCAACCGCGAGAGCCTCGAGACGATGGAGAAGAAGTACACCGCCCGTTCGGCGGCCGCGATCGCCGACTCGATCTCCGCCTTCTACCGTTCGAGCGAGGAGCAGCTCGACACCCTGGCCGACACGATGAAGTTCTCGCAGGCCCTGTCGGGGAAGAACCCGTTCTCGACGGCGGCGGCCTCGGGCATCCTCCCCGATTTCGTCAAGGGACGCTCGACGTTCCTCGCGCTCCGGGTCATCGATCATGAAGGGCAGGGAGGGGCGATCGGACCGCCGAGCCTTCCCGCCGCGATCGACCAGGAGTTCCGCCGCGGCTATCTCGAGGCGCGCGAGGGGGGGCGGTATTCCGGCTACCCCGTGCAGGCGAAGGGATTCGCGACGTCGGTGGTCGTGATCGCCGAGCCGGTGTCGGGCGAATCGGGGGAGAACATCGGGGTCGTCGAAGGGCTCGTCTCCTGGGAGCCGATCGAGCGGCAGATCGAGGAGGAAGCGCGCCAGGAAATCACGGTGGCGATCCTCGACCGCGACGGCAACATCCTGCTGTCGTCGAAGAACCGCCCCGCGTCACGGCCCGCGGGAAGCCTCGTCGCGGATTACCGGCAGTCGCCGGCGCGGCTGACGCGGGCCTACCGTTCCGGAGGGCAGGCGCTCCTCGGCTCGATCGTCCCCGTGGACGCTCCAGACTGGGCCGTCCTCGTCGAGCGCGACCAGCGGCTGGCGTTCGCGTCGGTCGACGAGATGACGCGCCAGACGATCCTGTGGAGCCTCCTGGCGCTCGGTCTCGCGATCGGCGTCGGCGTCGTCATGGCGATGCGGCTCGCGTCGCCGATCCGCGCGCTCGCGGAGCAGGCCCACGACATCGCGGAAGGGCGCTACGGGCAGCGCGTCGAAGTGCGCGGCGCGGCCGAGATCGCGGACCTCTC is part of the Thermoanaerobaculia bacterium genome and harbors:
- a CDS encoding 3-dehydroquinate synthase family protein, which codes for MDGAGPVRFGRGTLSELTSAFSFPPGRVLLVTSAAVAALHGAAARRALSGREVVEIAVDDGESAKTLGTLERILDAAIAAGVRRDDAVVAMGGGTLTDVAGLAAALLLRGIAWYAVPTTLVGMADAAIGGKTAVDHPRGKNLIGAFHAPSGVLVDPDLLDTLPARRFREGIVEIFKALLVGSAGPAKAMAERLEAISSDRSVDAFLEEAIRVKRAIVGRDPREAGERRVLNFGHTLGHAIEAAGGYREWSHGEAVAVGMAAALRLSGEGEGFPREDAAALASELLGFAGRSAPAWSSDLEDAMLRDKKSAAGGLSGVLLADWGRPVVRIVSPDEWRKGLEAAVAGAGGGRSPAGS
- a CDS encoding HD domain-containing phosphohydrolase, producing MDTSLRPRIRLFALLVAALAVVSLTPLLVTDRVLIARNRESLETMEKKYTARSAAAIADSISAFYRSSEEQLDTLADTMKFSQALSGKNPFSTAAASGILPDFVKGRSTFLALRVIDHEGQGGAIGPPSLPAAIDQEFRRGYLEAREGGRYSGYPVQAKGFATSVVVIAEPVSGESGENIGVVEGLVSWEPIERQIEEEARQEITVAILDRDGNILLSSKNRPASRPAGSLVADYRQSPARLTRAYRSGGQALLGSIVPVDAPDWAVLVERDQRLAFASVDEMTRQTILWSLLALGLAIGVGVVMAMRLASPIRALAEQAHDIAEGRYGQRVEVRGAAEIADLSSSFNRMSESIERAMTDLKKAARENHELFINSVRALAAAIDAKDPYTRGHSERVARYAVSIARAMDLAPEEVRKVRLSALLHDVGKIGIDDRILRKPTALTDDEFEVMKTHPAKGAAIMSAIPQLSDVVPGMKHHHEKWEGGGYPDGLKGEEIPLLARIVSVADTFDAMTTTRPYQKAMAITYVIDRIQSLAGTRFDKRITDVLVKAYQNGDLLPATGDTGTAAVRTVA